The Salvia splendens isolate huo1 chromosome 21, SspV2, whole genome shotgun sequence genome includes a window with the following:
- the LOC121785082 gene encoding heme chaperone HemW-like yields MLLRSAYAPLLSSAQRSLSTVTNSLTHQQCPQPVRQNAPLLLELPQLPPASAYVHLPFCRKRCHYCDFPIIALGSLSSHDDDPRISSYVDTLCREIKATKLPSSSSFPPLQTVFLGGGTPSLVPPRLVSSVLDALSAKFGLCGDAEISMEMDPGTFNEAAMRGLMSLGVNRVSLGVQSFQAELLRSCGRAHGVDEIFEAVEIVKTCGVGNWSVDLISSLPHQTPAMWEESLQLTVAAGPTHVSVYDLQVEQDTKFGVLYTPGEFPLPSENQSADFYKMASTMLGNAGYEHYEISSYCKSGYRCKHNSTYWKNKPFYAFGLGSASHISGVRFSRPRRLKDYVNYVQDLENGSDGIVENKDLAMDVTMLSLRTSDGLDLKSFREAFGDSILVSILEVYRPYLESGLVICLDEQRRDVAADEVVVSASLNEKLAYLRLSDPDGFLLSNELIALAFGVISP; encoded by the exons ATGCTACTGAGATCAGCCTACGCTCCTCTCCTCTCTTCCGCCCAAAGGTCTCTCTCCACAGTCACCAATTCCCTCACTCACCAACAATGCCCACAACCTGTTCGACAAAATGCCCCACTGCTACTAGAGCTTCCCCAGCTCCCTCCCGCCTCTGCCTACGTCCACCTCCCCTTCTGCCGCAAGCGCTGCCACTACTGCGACTTCCCCATCATCGCCCTCGGCTCCTTATCCAGTCACGACGACGACCCGCGCATCTCCAGCTACGTCGACACGCTCTGCCGCGAGATCAAGGCCACCAAGCTTCCCTCAAGTAGCAGCTTCCCGCCTCTTCAAACCGTGTTTCTAGGCGGCGGGACGCCTTCACTCGTGCCTCCGAGGCTCGTCTCCTCGGTTCTCGACGCCCTCTCGGCCAAATTCGGGCTGTGTGGGGATGCGGAGATATCAATGGAGATGGACCCGGGCACGTTCAATGAGGCGGCGATGAGGGGGCTGATGAGTTTGGGTGTGAATAGAGTTTCGTTGGGAGTTCAGTCTTTTCAAGCTGAGCTGTTGAGGTCTTGTGGGAGAGCTCATGGAGTTGATGAAATCTTTGAAGCTGTTGAGATTGTAAAAACGTGTGGGGTTGGGAATTGGAGCGTGGATTTGATCTCGTCGCTCCCTCATCAAACTCCGGCTATGTGGGAGGAGAGCTTGCAGCTCACTGTTGCTGCTGGACCCACGCATGTCTCGGTTTATGATTTGCAGGTCGAACAAGACACTAAATTTGGAGTCTT ATACACTCCTGGTGAATTTCCTCTGCCCTCGGAGAATCAGTCAGccgatttttacaaaatggctTCAACAATGCTAGGAAATGCAGGTTATGAGCATTATGAGATCAGCAGCTACTGCAAGAGTGGATACCGCTGCAAGCACAATAGCACCTACTGGAAGAACAAACCTTTCTATGCTTTTGGTCTGGGCTCGGCTAGTCATATCAGCGGAGTAAGGTTTTCAAGGCCAAGGAGGCTCAAGGACTACGTCAATTATGTCCAAGATCTGGAGAATGGGTCCGATGGGATTGTTGAAAACAAGGACTTGGCTATGGATGTTACCATGCTCTCTCTGCGAACATCTGATGGCCTGGATTTGAAGTCTTTCAGGGAGGCTTTTGGTGATTCGATTTTGGTGTCCATTTTGGAGGTCTACAGGCCTTATCTGGAAAGTGGGCTTGTGATCTGCCTAGACGAGCAACGAAGAGATGTCGCGGCTGATGAAGTAGTAGTGTCTGCTTCGCTCAACGAGAAGCTTGCTTATCTTCGCCTCAGTGACCCCGATGGTTTTCTACTCTCAAACGAGTTAATAGCTCTTGCGTTTGGTGTAATATCACCATGA
- the LOC121785084 gene encoding uncharacterized protein LOC121785084 has product MKDISGDTSRNLNEEHQEVHCSRERSRAAWKIIEEYLMPFVEKEKYQLSSRCRLHPGSDLFRDQEEHKIHVDVNEWRCGYCKKIFRAENFLDQHFDNRHYNLLNVSHGKCLADLCGALHCDYVINSQSHKSKCNPAAAARNRHLCENLANKCFPVNEGPSASRLHEFFLHQFCDAHTCSRGVKPFARGGKKHTSILHLAASVLILMFLPIFYVIVFFSQRDKKGLTQLKRVARPGRKSKPS; this is encoded by the exons AAATCTAAATGAAGAACATCAAGAAGTTCATTGCTCAAGAGAGAGGAGTCGAGCCGCCTGGAAGATCATAGAGGAG TATCTTATGCCTTTTGTGGAGAAAGAGAAATATCAACTTTCAAGCAGATGCAGGCTTCATCCAGGCAGTGATTTGTTCAGGGACCAGGAGGAGCATAAGATTCATGTTGACGTGAATGAATGGCGATGTGGCTATTGTAAGAAAATCTTCCGAGCAGAAAATTTTTTGGATCAGCATTTTGACAACAGGCACTACAATCTTCTAAATGTT AGTCATGGCAAGTGCTTGGCAGATCTATGTGGAGCTTTGCATTGTGATTATGTGATCAATTCACAATCTCATAAATCCAAGTGTAATCCAGCAGCTGCTGCAAGGAACCGTCACTTGTGTGAG AATCTTGCAAACAAGTGTTTTCCTGTAAATGAGGGTCCATCAGCAAGTCGTCTACATG AATTTTTTTTACACCAGTTCTGTGATGCCCATACTTGCTCAAGAGGAGTAAAACCTTTTGCTCGGGGAGGCAAG AAGCACACCAGCATATTGCACTTGGCTGCTTCAGTGCTGATTTTGATGTTCCTTCCTATATTTTACGTAATCGTGTTCTTTTCTCAGAG GGATAAAAAAGGATTGACGCAGCTGAAGCGCGTAGCAAGGCCTGGGAGAAAATCAAAACCCTCTTGA
- the LOC121783170 gene encoding elongator complex protein 3-like: MAAVEVMPEARKLPRPGRGGVIGHGLSEEEARVKAIAEIVSTMVDLSRKGQDVDLNAVKSAACRKYGLSKAPKLVEMIAALPESEKEALLPKLRAKPVRTASGIAVVAVMSKPHRCPHIATTGNICVYCPGGPDSDFEYSTQSYTGYEPTSMRAIRARYNPYVQARSRIDQLKRLGHSVDKVEFILMGGTFMSLPAEYRDYFTRNLHDALSGHTSANVEEAVSYSEHSAIKCIGMTIETRPDYCLGPHLRQMLSYGCTRLEIGVQSTYEDVARDTNRGHTVAAVADCFSLAKDAGFKVVAHMMPDLPHVGVERDMESFKEFFESPRFRADGLKIYPTLVIRGTGLYELWKTGRYRNYPPEQLVDIIARILAMVPPWTRVYRVQRDIPMPLVTSGVEKGNLRELALARMDDLGLKCRDVRTREAGIQDIHHKIKPEEVQLVRRDYSANEGWETFLSYEDTRQDILVGLLRLRKCGKNVTCPELTGKCSIVRELHVYGTAVPVHGRDADKLQHQGYGTLLMEEAERIATSEHRSKKLAVISGVGTRHYYRKLGYELEGPYIVKCLK, from the exons ATGGCGGCGGTAGAAGTCATGCCTGAGGCCCGGAAGCTCCCGCGGCCTGGTCGCGGCGGAGTAATCGGCCACGGACTCTCCGAAGAAGAAGCCCGCGTCAAAGCAATCGCTGAAATAGTGTCCACAATGGTTGATCTCTCGCGCAAGGGCCAGGACGTCGACCTAAACGCCGTCAAATCGGCGGCGTGCCGGAAATACGGGCTCTCCAAGGCGCCGAAGCTCGTCGAGATGATAGCAGCGCTGCCGGAATCCGAGAAGGAAGCTTTGCTGCCCAAACTCCGGGCTAAGCCAGTGCGCACGGCGTCTGGTATTGCGGTGGTTGCCGTGATGTCGAAGCCTCACCGCTGCCCGCATATTGCAACGACAGGGAATATATGCGTGTATTGCCCAGGTGGCCCCGATTCCGATTTCGAGTACAGCACGCAGAGTTATACGGGATATGAGCCTACTAGCATGAGAGCTATTAGGGCTAG ATACAACCCTTATGTCCAGGCAAGAAGCAGAATCGACCAGCTTAAGAGATTGGGTCACAGTGTTGACAAG GTCGAGTTCATCTTGATGGGTGGTACTTTTATGTCATTGCCTGCAGAGTACCGTGATTATTTTACTAGGAATCTACATGATGCTTTATCGGGCCACACTTCTGCCAATGTTGAAGAAGCAGTATCTTACTCTGAGCACAGTGCAATAAAGTGTATTGGGATGACAATCGAGAC GCGGCCAGACTACTGCCTGGGACCACATTTGAGGCAGATGCTTTCATATGGTTGTACGAGACTGGAAATTGGTGTGCAGAGCACATATGAGGATGTTGCTCGTGACACCAATAGGGGTCACACTGTAGCAGCTGTGGCTGATTGCTTTTCGTTAGCAAAGGATGCTGGATTCAAG GTAGTAGCTCATATGATGCCTGATCTTCCACATGTTGGTGTCGAGAGAGACATGGAAAGTTTTAAGGAGTTCTTTGAGAGCCCTCGCTTTAGAGCTGATGGGCTAAAAATTTATCCCACCCTAGTCATTCGTGGAACAGGACTTTATGAGCTTTGGAAGACTGGCAG GTATAGAAATTATCCTCCTGAACAGCTTGTTGACATCATAGCTCGAATTCTAGCTATGGTTCCTCCTTGGACTCGGGTTTATCGAGTTCAACGAGATATCCCTATGCCTCTAGTTACTTCTGGTGTTGAGAAGGGTAATCTTCGGGAACTAGCTTTAGCAAGGATGGATGATTTGGGTTTGAAATGCAGAGATGTTAGAACACGTGAAGCGGGTATCCAG GACATTCATCACAAGATAAAACCAGAGGAAGTCCAGCTTGTTCGCCGTGATTATTCAGCAAATGAGGGCTGGGAGACCTTTCTTTCATATGAAGACACTCGCCAG GATATTCTTGTTGGGCTACTGCGTTTGAGGAAATGTGGAAAGAATGTGACTTGCCCAGAACTTACGGGGAAGTGTTCAATTGTTCGTGAATTGCATGTTTATGGGACAGCAGTTCCTGTTCATGGGCGGGACGCTGATAAACTGCAACATCAAGGTTATGGTACACTATTAATGGAGGAGGCCGAACGGATTGCTACAAGCGAACACAGATCGAAAAAGTTAGCCGTGATTTCAGGTGTAGGAACGAGGCATTACTATAGAAAGTTGGGTTACGAGCTTGAAGGTCCGTACATTGTGAAATGCCTCAAATGA